Proteins found in one Macrobrachium nipponense isolate FS-2020 chromosome 4, ASM1510439v2, whole genome shotgun sequence genomic segment:
- the LOC135211427 gene encoding uncharacterized protein LOC135211427: MYTDNWLSGADFAVEAADKFCEACSIFADASMDLTKLVSNSLLITSQLYDKVPFINSDGCNTVLGLKWCNSQDSFSFDGITSDSVVEVVSTKRSILSVIAKIFDPLGLISPYVMYGKILFQELWKLGLTWDQEMPSELKHKFQKWLLSSQHFKNFQIDRCYFPQKAWEKLSHMELHGFGDASEKGYGACVYLRVPVENSSYKVSLVSSKSRVAPIKTITLPRLELMGSLLCSRLVNFVKNALNLDNSVRVRCWTDSTIALSWIQGDASNKKDIFVANRVKEIRELTPPSCWQHCGSKDNPADLITRGLLVDNLVDSTMWFYGPSMLKDTLYQVREGNTIVKDKEEISTESTVACLNVQGVPKNPLIDLDRFSKLSKVLRVTAYVLRFIRNCKISQNKVEGPLITEEIDFAKLKLIYCIQREVFSVEIKALLGNKAIPQWSKLRNLDPFLDDKRLLRIKGRLEFSNLDYDTKHPVIIPKGQFAKLLIRFQHEFLKHAGVDTVISSLRNSFWIIGMRRLAKTVMKECLSCRWHDSKPCSQPVAPLPKERVKSSPPFDVTGLDYAGPLFCADCPSKKFYVLLFTCGVVRAVHLELTESLSLSDCLLAIRRFVARRGLPSIIYSENAKTFVAAKYEVQRMYSHLAPKWNFIAPRAPWWGGWWERLIRSVKLSLRKTLNLNYVSKSELETILVEIESCINSRPLTYVSDEPDSIHYLTPSHFILGRASHCKSLINVEPCKVTSRDLNEREVVRNQKLEHFWKLWSNNYITNLPQVVKGFNKKCDLSKGDLVLIKEDNIPRLKWPLGVIVDVFKGKDGLVRSVRIKTKRGEVTRPIQRLYDLEVGRSEDLITADASCDDLDRDVCDNPQMPMYTVSDDDVLPRSKSGRVIKPPTKLDL; the protein is encoded by the coding sequence ATGTATACAGACAATTGGTTGAGTGGTGCGGATTTTGCTGTAGAAGCAGCTGATAAATTTTGTGAAGCCTGTAGCATTTTTGCTGATGCTAGTATGGACCTTACAAAGCTTGTGTCAAATAGTTTGCTGATTACTTCTCAGTTATATGACAAGGTACCATTTATAAATTCTGATGGATGTAATACTGTATTAGGCCTTAAGTGGTGTAACTCACAGGACAGTTTCTCCTTTGATGGCATAACCTCAGATTCTGTTGTAGAAGTAGTCTCTACTAAGCGAAGCATCCTTAGTGTGATAGCTAAGATTTTTGACCCTTTAGGATTAATTAGTCCATATGTTATGTACGGCAAGATACTTTTTCAGGAACTCTGGAAACTGGGTCTGACTTGGGATCAAGAAATGCCATCAGAGTTGAAGCATAAGTTTCAGAAATGGCTTCTTAGTAGTcaacattttaagaattttcagaTAGATAGATGTTATTTTCCACAAAAGGCCTGGGAGAAGCTTAGTCATATGGAGCTACATGGGTTTGGCGATGCTTCTGAAAAGGGCTATGGGGCTTGTGTGTACCTGCGAGTACCTGTGGAGAACAGCTCATATAAGGTGTCATTAGTATCCTCTAAGTCAAGAGTTGCACCCATAAAGACAATTACATTGCCGAGGTTAGAACTCATGGGATCTCTTTTGTGTTCAAGATTAGTCAACTTTGTGAAGAACGCCCTTAACCTAGATAACAGTGTTAGAGTTAGGTGTTGGACAGATTCTACCATTGCTTTGTCATGGATTCAAGGAGATGCTAGTAATAAGAAGGACATATTTGTAGCTAATCGGGTAAAGGAAATCAGAGAGTTAACACCTCCAAGTTGCTGGCAACATTGTGGAAGTAAGGACAATCCAGCTGACCTGATAACACGGGGTCTTTTGGTGGACAATCTTGTGGATAGTACTATGTGGTTCTATGGGCCTAGTATGTTAAAAGACACCCTATACCAGGTAAGGGAAGGTAACACAATTgttaaagataaagaagaaataagCACAGAAAGCACTGTTGCCTGTCTCAATGTACAAGGAGTGCCAAAAAACCCTTTGATAGATTTAGATCGATTCAGTAAATTAAGCAAGGTGTTAAGAGTTACAGCTTATGTCTTAAGATTTATCAGAAATTGTAAAATTAGTCAAAATAAAGTGGAGGGCCCTCTCATTACTGAAGAGATTGATTTTGCTAAATTGAAGTTGATTTACTGCATCCAAAGAGAAGTGTTTTCTGTAGAAATAAAGGCACTTTTAGGTAACAAGGCTATTCCTCAATGGTCTAAATTAAGAAATCTTGACCCCTTTCTAGATGATAAAAGATTATTAAGAATTAAGGGTCGTCTTGAGTTTTCTAACTTAGACTATGACACTAAACATCCTGTCATAATTCCCAAGGGTCAATTTGCTAAGTTGTTGATCAGATTTCAGCATGAGTTTTTGAAGCATGCAGGTGTGGATACTGTAATTTCATCCCTACGGAATAGCTTTTGGATTATAGGAATGAGGAGATTAGCTAAGACAGTAATGAAGGAATGTTTAAGTTGCCGTTGGCATGATTCAAAACCTTGCAGTCAACCTGTGGCTCCATTACCCAAAGAAAGAGTAAAGTCTTCTCCACCCTTTGATGTAACAGGCTTAGATTATGCAGGCCCTCTTTTTTGTGCCGATTGTCCTAGTAAGAAATTTTATGTATTATTGTTCACTTGTGGTGTTGTACGAGCCGTACACCTAGAGCTTACAGAATCTTTATCCTTGTCTGACTGCTTATTGGCTATAAGAAGATTTGTTGCCAGGAGAGGTTTACCTAGTATCATATATTCAGAAAATGCAAAGACTTTTGTAGCTGCTAAATATGAGGTACAAAGGATGTATAGCCACTTGGCTCCCAAATGGAACTTTATAGCCCCTCGTGCTCCCTGGTGGGGCGGCTGGTGGGAGAGGCTCATTAGGTCGGTTAAGCTTTCTTTGAGAAAGACACTAAATCTGAACTATGTAAGTAAGAGTGAATTAGAAACTATACTAGTAGAAATAGAATCATGTATTAATTCTAGACCGTTGACTTATGTGAGTGATGAACCTGATTCCATTCACTATCTCACTCCCTCACATTTTATCCTAGGACGAGCCTCACACTGTAAATCCTTAATAAATGTAGAGCCATGTAAGGTGACTTCCAGGGACTTGAATGAAAGAGAAGTTGTAAGAAACCAGAAGCTAGAACATTTTTGGAAACTTTGGAGTAACAATTATATAACTAATTTGCCTCAAGTTGTAAAAGGATTCAATAAGAAATGTGATTTGTCTAAGGGTGACCTTGTGTTGATAAAAGAGGATAACATTCCTAGATTGAAGTGGCCTCTTGGGGTTATTGTAGATGTGTTTAAAGGTAAAGATGGACTTGTAAGAAGTGTAAGGATCAAAACTAAAAGGGGAGAGGTGACTAGACCCATTCAAAGATTGTATGATCTAGAAGTAGGTAGATCCGAAGATTTGATTACTGCTGATGCATCCTGTGATGATCTTGATAGAGATGTATGTGATAATCCTCAAATGCCCATGTATACTGTGAGTGATGATGATGTACTTCCTAGGTCTAAGTCTGGTAGAGTAATTAAGCCCCCTACTAAGTTAGATTTATAG